From one Eucalyptus grandis isolate ANBG69807.140 chromosome 9, ASM1654582v1, whole genome shotgun sequence genomic stretch:
- the LOC120288039 gene encoding putative nuclease HARBI1, translated as MGKDLIQPTDPQYRKVPENIKKDRRFYPYFKDCIGAIDGTHIPAVVPAFDQIRFIGRKGTTTQNVLTICNFNMEFVYVWAGWKGQAHDTRIFYEAIGRHDAHFPHPPPGKYYLVDAGYPNPTSYLGPYKEVRYHLPKFQGGPSPTGYREVFNRAHSSLCSAIERAFGVLKQKWGILTYMPSYPCEKQVQIVVAAMTLHNYIRRNNVTDTTRGGGVGG; from the exons ATGggaaaagatttgatccaaccaaCTGATCCACAATATAGAAAAGTTCCAGAGAATATCAAGAAAGATCGAcgattttatccatattttaaagaTTGTATTGGAGCTATTGACGGTACACATATTCCAGCGGTTGTACCTGCGTTTGATCAAATTCgttttattggtcgaaaagGAACAACAACTCAAAACGTGTTAACcatatgtaattttaatatggaatttgtcTATGTTTGGGCCGGTTGGAAGGGACAAGCTCATGATACCCGTATCTTTTATGAAGCTATTGGAAGACATGATGCAcattttccccatcctcctccAG gTAAATATTACTTAGTAGATGCTGGATATCCAAATCCGACTAGTTATTTGGGGCCATataaagaagttagatatcatttgccaAAGTTTCAAGGAGGTCCTTCACCTACGGGATATCGAGAAGTGTTCAACCGTGCCCATTCCTCGTTATGCTCGGCAATTGAGCGAGCCTTTGGTGTATTAAAACAGAAGTGGGGGATTTTAACTTATATGCCAAGTTATCCATGTGAAAAGCAAGTGCAAATTGTGGTAGCGGCAATGACTTTGCACAATTATATACGGAGAAATAACGTGACTGATACCACCCGTGGTGGTGGCGTAGGTGGTTGA